A window of the Thiomicrospira microaerophila genome harbors these coding sequences:
- a CDS encoding ABC transporter ATP-binding protein, with the protein MIEVRDLSAAHGKQAVFNNLSVRVNEGDFVCLLGPNGCGKTTLLRTLLGLHPKTSGQVLLRGSDRAALSAKQQARLISYVPQYHRTAFGYPVIDMVLMGVMAAYSEWAVPTAVHKDLALAALAQMNIAHLKDRPYTELSGGQRQLVLIARALAQDTPYLFMDEPTNSLDYGNQIKLLERIRDLADHKRCIMMTTHHPEQAMMVANRVLTMQNGALLQDGVPSEVITKIKMAQLYDLALHQIPKFRFNQST; encoded by the coding sequence ATGATAGAGGTGCGTGATTTAAGTGCCGCGCATGGAAAACAAGCGGTGTTCAACAATCTCAGTGTGCGTGTGAATGAAGGCGATTTTGTGTGTTTGTTAGGGCCAAATGGGTGTGGCAAAACAACCCTGTTGCGTACCTTGTTGGGTTTGCATCCCAAAACGAGCGGACAGGTGTTATTACGCGGTTCGGATAGGGCGGCCTTGAGTGCAAAGCAACAAGCGCGTTTAATCAGTTATGTGCCGCAATATCATCGCACGGCGTTTGGTTATCCGGTCATCGATATGGTGTTAATGGGAGTGATGGCGGCTTATTCCGAATGGGCAGTGCCGACGGCAGTGCATAAAGACCTCGCGTTAGCCGCGCTGGCGCAAATGAATATTGCACACCTAAAAGACCGACCCTACACTGAACTCTCCGGCGGACAGCGCCAGCTGGTGTTGATTGCGCGTGCTTTAGCGCAGGATACGCCTTATTTATTTATGGATGAGCCGACCAATAGCTTGGATTATGGTAATCAAATTAAACTACTCGAACGGATACGCGATCTTGCCGATCACAAGCGCTGTATTATGATGACCACCCATCACCCCGAACAAGCGATGATGGTTGCCAATCGGGTATTGACCATGCAAAACGGCGCGTTATTGCAAGACGGTGTGCCGAGCGAAGTGATAACTAAAATCAAAATGGCACAACTCTATGATTTGGCGCTGCATCAGATTCCTAAGTTTAGGTTTAACCAATCGACGTGA
- a CDS encoding TOBE domain-containing protein, with amino-acid sequence MKFSARNQVKGTVKAIHEGAVNTEVVIEVAEGVELVSIITNGSAKALGLEVGKTAYAIVKASSVMVAVD; translated from the coding sequence ATGAAATTTAGCGCACGTAATCAAGTTAAAGGCACGGTAAAAGCGATTCACGAAGGTGCGGTGAATACTGAAGTGGTGATTGAGGTGGCAGAAGGCGTTGAGTTGGTGTCGATTATTACCAACGGTTCGGCGAAAGCGCTGGGTCTGGAAGTCGGAAAAACGGCCTATGCGATTGTGAAAGCGTCTAGCGTCATGGTTGCGGTAGATTAA
- a CDS encoding FecCD family ABC transporter permease, whose product MLTLSPLRLSLILSFILLATALLSLSWGRYDFSPFASLLEFGRYLGLLPGDADNMVVNLMLDVRLPRIIAAILIGAALAIAGTAFQALFMNPLVSPGILGVLSGAAFGSALGLLLSDSLWLMQVLAFGFGLVAVGIALLLAKGELRQNLTVLVLGGMISGALFTAFLSVIKYVADPYNKLPAIVYWLMGSLAHTDMSMMLMVAPFMLAGIVLLWLQGHSLNVLSLGDDEARTLGINVERKRMMIIVVASFLGAITVTLGGMIGWVGLVIPHIARLLFGADNRVLLPASALLGAIYLLWVDNVARLAMSVEIPLGILTALIGLPVFAWALRHSKRAWQS is encoded by the coding sequence ATGTTAACGCTCTCGCCTTTGCGCCTCAGTTTAATACTCAGTTTTATTTTGCTGGCAACCGCTTTGTTATCTCTAAGTTGGGGGCGTTATGACTTTTCACCGTTTGCCAGCTTGCTTGAGTTTGGGCGTTATCTCGGCTTATTGCCCGGTGACGCGGATAACATGGTGGTCAATCTGATGCTGGATGTGCGTTTGCCTCGCATTATCGCGGCGATTTTAATTGGCGCGGCGCTGGCGATTGCGGGGACGGCGTTTCAAGCCTTGTTTATGAATCCGCTGGTTTCGCCCGGTATTTTAGGGGTGTTATCCGGGGCGGCTTTCGGCTCGGCGTTGGGGTTGCTGTTATCCGATTCACTTTGGCTAATGCAGGTTTTGGCGTTTGGTTTTGGCTTGGTAGCTGTCGGGATTGCGCTGTTACTCGCCAAGGGCGAGTTGCGTCAAAATCTGACGGTGTTGGTGTTGGGTGGCATGATTTCCGGCGCGTTGTTCACGGCCTTTTTATCGGTGATTAAATATGTTGCCGATCCTTATAACAAACTGCCGGCGATTGTGTATTGGTTGATGGGATCGCTGGCGCATACCGATATGTCGATGATGTTGATGGTTGCGCCGTTTATGCTGGCCGGTATCGTTTTGCTGTGGTTACAGGGGCATAGTCTGAATGTGTTGAGTTTAGGTGATGACGAAGCGCGTACGCTGGGAATCAATGTCGAACGCAAGCGCATGATGATTATTGTTGTCGCCAGTTTTTTGGGGGCGATAACGGTGACGCTCGGCGGCATGATTGGCTGGGTCGGCTTGGTGATTCCGCATATCGCGCGCCTATTATTTGGCGCAGATAACCGTGTTTTATTGCCCGCTTCGGCGTTGTTAGGCGCGATTTATTTGCTTTGGGTGGATAACGTTGCGCGCTTGGCGATGAGCGTCGAAATTCCACTGGGCATACTCACCGCCTTAATCGGCTTGCCGGTTTTTGCTTGGGCATTGCGCCATAGCAAACGGGCTTGGCAAAGCTAA
- a CDS encoding LLM class flavin-dependent oxidoreductase, producing the protein MNKRRPTLGVMLHITPQTQHTATQTLVEFTELVQTIDQLGFDEAWVTEHHFNEYSLTPAPLLLMAHFLAHTAQLKLGAAAVLLGFHNPIAMVEQLALLSSLYPQRVLCGFAKGGPFEAQNAVFNMDRDVSRSRMQEALPAMLALFQQPVASHQGVHFQWSNVALQPKTRLAPESWFVASADEATIQLAAEQGFGLMAAQFWPQEKIAQLIQTYQGYALSKQPVNMMAARGVLIREHTDDARHQAWLHIQSVRAQKSQLWGKEKGPMASLSEDELVARMLVGTVEDVRQQTQSLLNLGVARLALNPLSAEHGCRLAQLERFKREIWPEWLC; encoded by the coding sequence ATGAATAAACGCAGGCCAACTTTAGGGGTGATGTTGCACATTACGCCGCAGACGCAACATACGGCGACGCAAACCTTGGTGGAGTTTACCGAGTTGGTGCAAACCATTGATCAACTGGGTTTTGATGAAGCTTGGGTGACTGAACATCACTTTAACGAATACAGCTTAACTCCTGCGCCGTTGTTATTAATGGCGCATTTTTTAGCGCATACCGCTCAGCTTAAGCTGGGTGCGGCGGCGGTATTACTTGGATTTCATAATCCGATTGCGATGGTTGAACAACTGGCGCTATTGAGTAGTCTGTATCCGCAGCGCGTATTGTGTGGGTTTGCCAAAGGTGGGCCGTTTGAAGCACAAAATGCGGTGTTTAACATGGATAGAGATGTGAGTCGTTCGCGGATGCAAGAGGCCTTGCCGGCGATGCTGGCGTTATTTCAACAGCCGGTGGCGAGTCATCAAGGCGTGCATTTTCAGTGGTCAAATGTGGCGTTGCAACCTAAAACTAGGTTAGCGCCGGAAAGTTGGTTTGTCGCCAGCGCGGATGAGGCGACGATTCAACTTGCGGCTGAACAGGGCTTTGGGTTGATGGCAGCCCAGTTTTGGCCACAGGAAAAAATCGCCCAGTTGATTCAAACCTATCAAGGTTACGCTCTGTCGAAACAGCCGGTGAATATGATGGCGGCGCGTGGCGTGTTGATTCGGGAGCATACGGACGATGCGCGTCACCAGGCCTGGTTACATATTCAAAGCGTGCGTGCACAAAAGTCGCAGCTTTGGGGCAAGGAAAAGGGGCCGATGGCCAGCTTGTCTGAAGACGAGTTAGTCGCCAGAATGCTGGTGGGTACAGTGGAAGATGTGCGCCAACAAACGCAAAGTCTGCTTAATCTTGGCGTAGCGCGTTTAGCTTTAAATCCGCTGAGTGCCGAGCATGGCTGTCGTCTTGCCCAGCTTGAGCGTTTTAAGCGCGAGATTTGGCCGGAGTGGCTATGTTAA
- a CDS encoding ABC transporter substrate-binding protein — protein sequence MMHRAFWLGLGLLFSPLSYATPACVSQTEPERVYGANPVVTYLIMALAPEKLVGWNFTPPPQAKGVFSADSFDKPIIGGWFGQGQTPNIEALIKTRPDLAILSGATVHLSRQTALTRLGLPVCTVKLDALSDYPLAIRQMGTWLHREQKAQAFATLAEQLIAQQAQRRAQLEAKNTPIKTVYYAQSPSGLETECVGSIHAEVIPLAGGQNPHHCPADAEQGSRYGKVAISFEQLMRYNPDAIVTQEKAFYDKVYQDARWRNLKAVQNKQVFFMPQMPFRWMDRPPSYMRLLAMQWLMTQLYPEQTDIDMNEQVRGFFKQVFDTDLNQAQIARILQGGLVDE from the coding sequence ATGATGCATCGTGCTTTTTGGCTGGGTTTAGGCCTTTTATTTTCACCGTTAAGTTATGCAACGCCAGCGTGTGTTAGTCAAACAGAACCAGAGCGGGTGTATGGCGCCAATCCGGTGGTGACCTATTTAATTATGGCTTTAGCACCGGAGAAGCTTGTGGGTTGGAACTTTACGCCGCCCCCCCAAGCGAAGGGCGTGTTTTCGGCGGATAGTTTTGATAAGCCGATTATTGGCGGTTGGTTTGGTCAAGGGCAAACGCCAAATATCGAAGCGCTGATTAAGACGCGACCGGACTTAGCGATTTTATCCGGTGCGACGGTGCATCTCAGTCGGCAAACGGCATTGACCCGTTTAGGTTTGCCGGTGTGTACGGTCAAGTTGGATGCGTTAAGCGATTATCCCCTAGCGATTCGGCAAATGGGAACTTGGTTACATCGTGAACAAAAAGCACAGGCGTTTGCCACCTTAGCGGAACAGCTCATTGCGCAACAAGCGCAGCGTCGTGCGCAATTAGAGGCGAAAAATACCCCAATCAAAACCGTGTATTACGCGCAATCGCCTTCGGGGTTAGAAACCGAATGTGTCGGGTCGATTCATGCCGAAGTGATTCCTTTGGCAGGGGGTCAGAATCCGCATCATTGTCCGGCGGATGCCGAGCAGGGCAGTCGTTATGGCAAGGTGGCGATTAGTTTTGAGCAGTTGATGCGTTATAACCCGGATGCGATTGTTACCCAAGAAAAAGCGTTTTACGACAAGGTATATCAAGACGCGCGCTGGCGAAACCTCAAAGCGGTGCAAAACAAACAGGTGTTTTTCATGCCGCAAATGCCGTTTCGCTGGATGGATCGCCCGCCATCGTATATGCGCCTGTTGGCGATGCAGTGGTTAATGACACAACTTTATCCTGAGCAAACGGACATTGATATGAATGAACAGGTGCGCGGGTTTTTTAAGCAGGTGTTTGATACGGATTTGAACCAGGCTCAAATCGCCCGTATTTTACAAGGAGGTTTAGTTGATGAATAA
- a CDS encoding TonB-dependent receptor plug domain-containing protein, giving the protein MKKKTMLYKMTCKKTILSAAIAGVFASPLMADDTFTLGKITVGGEQTQKIEANVVNADEMRAQGLTDVGQAVSRVPGVVIREGGRRAETQVAIRGFDSRQITLNLDGIPVYLPYDGNVDLSRYLTGDLSRIEVQKSLGSLLLGPNNMGGSINLVSRKPTESLEGRASLGMEAGKNGVFSRFGNVQVGSRLNELFYISAGFSKIDKDNFPLSDSFSPATNQFTNTVIQPKGDRVRSASDSQNMNLKLGFTPNETDEYALSYHQVRGRKDAPLYAGGELTGTSARPAYWDWPQWDKDSVYFLSHTQLGEKTYVKTRAYYDQFNNKLNSYNDISYKAITAGYAFRSQYDDESLGGSIELGHRIAQHQLRAAFHAKYDEHKERDLNKDVGTVDERWKTYQNHIHSFGLEDRIQLTQNTQLTLGYRRDQYKVTKTDDLDPTTQPSSDQGADNVQVKAEHQFGTHTLFGGVSKKTRYPSIKEIYSYRLGQAIPNANLGAESALHYEIGALGDFGKLDYQLNLFYSDISDAIESITLTSGADAGKFQNKNVGTATHYGAEVMLSYPTSDNTRLDVNYAYVKRDLADKTLVPTQSPEHQGMVTMNWFATDKLDLAAELQFASQRDTTTDGKRTTAGYELAHLRAAYQFNKTLSANAVLKNALDKDYQIYDGDPMPGRTLWVSVSANF; this is encoded by the coding sequence ATGAAGAAAAAAACCATGCTGTACAAAATGACCTGTAAAAAAACCATTTTATCCGCCGCCATTGCCGGTGTCTTTGCCTCGCCGCTAATGGCCGACGACACGTTTACGCTTGGCAAAATTACCGTGGGTGGCGAACAAACGCAAAAAATTGAGGCGAATGTGGTGAATGCCGATGAAATGCGGGCGCAGGGTCTAACTGATGTCGGCCAAGCGGTATCGCGCGTGCCGGGTGTGGTCATTCGCGAAGGCGGACGACGCGCGGAAACGCAAGTGGCGATTCGTGGCTTTGATTCGCGTCAAATTACGCTAAACCTGGATGGTATTCCGGTTTATTTACCCTATGACGGCAATGTTGATTTAAGTCGTTATTTAACCGGCGATTTAAGTCGAATCGAAGTGCAAAAAAGCTTAGGCTCGTTATTGCTGGGGCCAAACAATATGGGCGGTTCGATTAACCTGGTCAGCCGTAAACCAACCGAGTCCTTGGAAGGGCGTGCCAGCCTTGGCATGGAGGCGGGTAAAAATGGCGTATTTTCGCGTTTTGGTAATGTGCAGGTTGGCAGTCGGTTAAACGAGTTGTTTTACATTAGCGCCGGTTTTAGCAAGATTGATAAGGATAACTTCCCGTTATCGGATAGCTTTAGTCCGGCGACGAATCAATTTACCAATACCGTGATTCAGCCTAAAGGCGATCGCGTCCGCTCGGCGAGTGATAGCCAAAATATGAATCTAAAGCTTGGCTTTACGCCGAATGAAACTGATGAGTATGCGCTCAGTTACCATCAAGTGCGTGGGCGCAAAGATGCGCCGTTATATGCCGGTGGTGAATTAACCGGCACGTCAGCACGTCCGGCGTATTGGGACTGGCCGCAATGGGATAAGGATAGTGTGTATTTCTTGAGTCATACCCAGCTGGGAGAGAAAACCTATGTTAAAACCCGCGCTTATTATGATCAATTTAATAATAAACTCAATTCGTATAACGATATAAGTTATAAGGCGATTACAGCGGGTTATGCGTTTCGTTCACAGTATGACGACGAAAGCCTTGGCGGCAGCATTGAGCTGGGGCATCGCATCGCGCAACACCAGCTTAGAGCCGCGTTTCACGCTAAATATGATGAGCATAAAGAGCGCGATTTAAATAAGGATGTCGGCACGGTTGATGAACGCTGGAAGACCTACCAAAACCACATTCATTCATTTGGTTTAGAAGATCGCATTCAACTGACACAAAACACGCAACTTACTTTGGGCTATCGGCGTGACCAATACAAGGTAACCAAAACCGACGACCTCGATCCGACAACCCAGCCTTCGAGCGATCAAGGTGCGGATAACGTTCAAGTTAAAGCCGAGCATCAATTCGGCACGCATACCTTGTTTGGCGGAGTGTCCAAGAAAACGCGTTATCCGTCCATCAAGGAAATTTATTCCTATCGCTTAGGGCAGGCAATTCCGAATGCGAATTTAGGCGCGGAGTCGGCGTTGCATTATGAAATCGGCGCGCTGGGTGATTTTGGAAAGCTCGACTATCAACTAAACCTCTTTTATAGCGATATTTCGGACGCGATTGAGTCGATCACGCTGACCTCTGGCGCGGATGCCGGTAAGTTCCAAAACAAAAACGTCGGAACCGCTACCCATTACGGTGCGGAAGTCATGCTGTCATATCCGACCAGCGACAACACGCGTTTAGATGTGAATTATGCCTATGTTAAACGTGATTTAGCTGACAAGACGCTGGTGCCGACACAAAGCCCGGAGCATCAAGGCATGGTCACCATGAATTGGTTTGCTACCGACAAGTTGGATTTGGCGGCGGAGTTGCAGTTTGCCAGCCAGCGCGACACCACCACCGACGGCAAGCGCACCACCGCCGGTTATGAACTGGCGCATCTGCGAGCAGCCTACCAATTTAATAAAACCTTGAGTGCGAACGCGGTGCTGAAAAACGCCTTGGATAAAGATTATCAAATCTATGATGGTGATCCGATGCCTGGGCGGACACTTTGGGTCAGTGTCAGCGCAAACTTTTAA
- a CDS encoding molybdopterin-dependent oxidoreductase, giving the protein MMRLFRLGLSLLLFSLALVVQAQADQPRMSETLSVFGAVKQEKTFSLNDLKQLAGLQLHAVEVMCMSGANKGQMENLSGVALKTLLEHVGLKVDRGKDFRKLAIIAYATDDYWVTYSWGEIFNQANGDQVLVYFAKDEVELGSEDGRFALMPGNDVSKGGRQVKWLERIEVRLLAP; this is encoded by the coding sequence ATGATGAGATTGTTTCGCTTAGGTTTATCCTTGCTATTATTCAGCCTGGCCTTGGTTGTTCAGGCGCAAGCCGACCAGCCTAGAATGAGCGAAACGCTGAGCGTGTTTGGTGCGGTTAAGCAAGAAAAAACCTTTAGTTTAAACGATTTAAAGCAGTTAGCCGGTTTGCAGTTGCACGCTGTTGAGGTGATGTGCATGAGTGGTGCGAACAAAGGGCAAATGGAAAACTTAAGCGGTGTGGCATTAAAAACGTTGCTGGAACATGTCGGCTTAAAAGTAGATAGAGGCAAAGATTTTCGCAAATTGGCGATTATCGCTTATGCCACGGATGACTACTGGGTGACCTATTCTTGGGGTGAAATTTTTAATCAAGCCAACGGCGATCAGGTGTTGGTGTATTTCGCCAAGGATGAGGTTGAATTGGGTTCGGAGGATGGACGCTTCGCACTGATGCCCGGTAATGATGTGAGCAAAGGTGGCCGCCAAGTGAAGTGGTTGGAGCGCATCGAAGTGCGTTTGCTTGCACCTTAG
- a CDS encoding addiction module antidote protein produces the protein MTQSMNDTFNVSDYLNTPEDVKAYLQAALDENDPAFFIDALGVVARSSGMKALSEKTGLGYQSLYKSFGEGKHPRFETVFKVIEAMGLRFKLAS, from the coding sequence ATGACACAATCAATGAATGATACGTTTAATGTGAGTGATTACCTCAATACCCCTGAAGACGTAAAAGCCTATTTGCAAGCCGCGCTGGACGAAAATGATCCAGCCTTCTTTATTGACGCACTGGGCGTGGTCGCACGTTCAAGTGGTATGAAAGCTTTATCGGAAAAGACGGGGTTAGGTTATCAAAGTTTGTATAAATCGTTTGGGGAAGGTAAACACCCACGGTTTGAAACCGTATTTAAGGTGATTGAAGCAATGGGCTTGCGCTTTAAATTAGCGTCTTAA
- a CDS encoding PIN domain-containing protein, giving the protein MNARARPTKAQEIEAWLNRVAESYNILPLDGKVFRVWVKLMHGTSNTLYEDAMIAATAKVHHLTVVTGNLADFKTLDTDWLNPFDGARSE; this is encoded by the coding sequence ATTAACGCGCGCGCAAGACCCACAAAAGCACAGGAAATTGAGGCCTGGCTAAACCGCGTTGCAGAAAGTTACAATATTCTACCGCTGGATGGCAAGGTGTTTCGAGTTTGGGTTAAATTGATGCACGGTACTTCCAATACGCTTTACGAAGATGCCATGATTGCCGCCACCGCAAAAGTCCATCATTTAACCGTGGTAACAGGTAATCTCGCCGATTTTAAAACGCTTGATACCGACTGGCTAAATCCGTTTGATGGAGCGCGTTCGGAATGA
- a CDS encoding type II toxin-antitoxin system prevent-host-death family antitoxin, whose translation MHTWPVHDAKARFSEFLETCLHDGPQMVSKRGREVMPLEGE comes from the coding sequence ATGCACACTTGGCCGGTACATGACGCCAAAGCGCGTTTTAGTGAATTTTTAGAAACCTGTTTACACGATGGCCCACAGATGGTTTCAAAACGAGGACGTGAAGTGATGCCGCTAGAAGGCGAGTGA
- the parS gene encoding type II RES/Xre toxin-antitoxin system antitoxin, protein MGTVSDTSVWSVADIPRGGLRLLNEVERGFKHTTLKRVAEYSGVSQQLLIESLGLNRSTYNRRASVGRLNQDESDRLYRFTEVLSSAIDLFEGDKLAAKNWLQSSVKGLGDRAPIDLIKTQAGSEMVLRLIGRLEDGVFT, encoded by the coding sequence ATGGGCACAGTGAGTGATACAAGCGTTTGGTCTGTTGCGGATATCCCGCGCGGCGGGCTTCGCTTACTAAATGAAGTTGAACGCGGATTCAAGCATACCACGCTAAAACGCGTGGCTGAATATTCTGGCGTGTCTCAACAGTTACTGATAGAAAGCTTAGGATTAAATCGTTCAACTTATAACAGGCGAGCGAGTGTTGGCAGACTAAATCAAGATGAAAGCGACAGGCTATATCGTTTCACCGAGGTTTTATCGAGCGCGATTGATCTCTTTGAAGGTGATAAACTCGCCGCTAAAAACTGGCTGCAATCGTCGGTAAAAGGCTTGGGAGATCGCGCCCCTATCGACTTGATTAAAACGCAAGCCGGCTCTGAAATGGTATTGCGCCTTATCGGGCGACTTGAGGATGGAGTATTCACTTGA
- a CDS encoding RES family NAD+ phosphorylase, giving the protein MSHIKAYRIVKTKRAETAFNGQGAKINGGRWNSVGQACIYLANSPALAQLEMLVHLNKEALMLAYTLFEVSIPIDQIDKLADQQLPDNWEEYPAPVELADIGDKWLKDVNSGLALAIPSVISPYKIETNYLLNPNHLRFQEVITAAKSFDFRFDQRLKH; this is encoded by the coding sequence TTGAGTCACATCAAGGCCTACCGCATCGTCAAAACCAAACGTGCCGAAACCGCTTTCAATGGACAAGGCGCTAAAATCAATGGGGGGCGCTGGAACTCAGTGGGACAGGCCTGTATCTATCTAGCTAATTCACCCGCCTTGGCGCAACTGGAAATGCTGGTTCACCTCAATAAAGAGGCACTCATGCTGGCTTATACCTTGTTTGAGGTGAGCATACCGATTGACCAAATAGATAAGCTCGCTGACCAACAACTCCCTGATAATTGGGAGGAATATCCTGCCCCGGTTGAATTGGCGGATATAGGGGATAAGTGGCTTAAGGATGTCAATTCAGGCCTAGCTCTCGCCATACCCAGCGTAATAAGCCCATACAAAATCGAAACCAACTACCTGCTCAATCCAAACCATTTACGATTTCAAGAAGTCATAACGGCTGCGAAATCATTTGATTTTAGATTTGACCAGCGACTTAAACATTAG
- a CDS encoding GDCCVxC domain-containing (seleno)protein: MDIQLDSTLTCPNCGQSKTEQMPTDACQYFYECTFCGALLKPLAGDCCVYCSYGDVPCPPIQLSGAQGSCCG, from the coding sequence ATGGATATACAACTGGATTCGACCTTGACCTGCCCAAACTGCGGTCAAAGTAAAACCGAGCAAATGCCAACGGATGCCTGTCAGTATTTTTATGAGTGCACTTTTTGTGGCGCATTGCTAAAGCCACTGGCCGGTGATTGTTGTGTTTATTGTTCTTATGGGGATGTACCTTGCCCGCCGATTCAGTTAAGCGGCGCACAAGGATCTTGCTGCGGTTAA
- the nfsB gene encoding oxygen-insensitive NAD(P)H nitroreductase, whose protein sequence is MNIIEVASRRYSTKKFDSSRLLTPEQLSDVKALLRLSPSSVNSQPWHFVISDTAQGKARIAKAAGGQYVANESKILDAAFSVVFCVKTDFTDDYLEALLEQEQQDGRIDSEEMKAKVRKVRAFYADLHRVEWQDTQCWMEKQVYLNMGAFLLGVGAMGLDAVPIEGVDTAILDAEFGLTKQGYKALAVVAVGYQAENDFNAKLPKSRWPESMLFSEV, encoded by the coding sequence ATGAACATTATAGAGGTCGCCTCGAGACGTTATTCAACCAAGAAGTTTGATTCCAGTCGTTTGCTGACGCCTGAACAATTGTCGGACGTGAAAGCTTTGTTGCGTTTAAGCCCATCTAGTGTCAATTCACAGCCTTGGCATTTTGTTATCTCAGATACAGCGCAAGGCAAGGCACGGATTGCCAAAGCGGCCGGGGGGCAATATGTTGCGAATGAAAGCAAAATTTTAGATGCCGCTTTCTCGGTGGTGTTCTGTGTTAAAACTGATTTCACTGACGACTATTTGGAGGCCTTGCTGGAGCAAGAGCAGCAGGATGGTCGGATTGACTCGGAAGAGATGAAGGCCAAGGTTAGAAAAGTACGCGCATTTTATGCCGATTTACATCGGGTTGAATGGCAGGATACCCAGTGCTGGATGGAAAAACAAGTTTATCTCAATATGGGCGCGTTTTTACTGGGTGTCGGCGCGATGGGGTTGGATGCGGTGCCGATTGAAGGGGTGGATACCGCGATTTTGGATGCCGAGTTTGGCTTAACCAAGCAGGGCTATAAAGCCTTGGCGGTGGTTGCGGTAGGTTACCAAGCCGAGAACGATTTTAACGCCAAACTGCCCAAATCACGTTGGCCGGAATCCATGCTATTCAGCGAAGTTTAA